In a single window of the Sesamum indicum cultivar Zhongzhi No. 13 unplaced genomic scaffold, S_indicum_v1.0 scaffold00490, whole genome shotgun sequence genome:
- the LOC105180266 gene encoding protein CHROMATIN REMODELING 20-like: MRICFFIWSQEPLTEEEIEVLISELLEVESKAAEAQEALEEESLMKVEADVRKELALSLSDNELEKAVVEEMFTFKEEWEVELDELETESAYLLVYTFSIF; encoded by the exons aTGAGAATTTGCTTTTTCATATGGTCTCAGGAACCATTGACCGAGGAGGAGATAGAAGTGCTCATTTCTGAGCTGTTAGAAGTTGAGAgcaaa GCAGCAGAGGCGCAAGAGGCACTGGAAGAGGAATCACTGATGAAAGTAGAAGCAGATGTTAGGAAAGAGTTGGCTCTATCTCTCTCTGACAATGAA TTGGAGAAGGCTGTTGTAGAAGAGATGTTTACATTCAAGGAAGAGTGGGAAGTGGAGCTTGATGAGCTTGAGACCGAGAGTGCTTATTTACTGGTATATACTTTCAGCATTTTCTGA